One window from the genome of Mycolicibacterium gadium encodes:
- a CDS encoding branched-chain amino acid ABC transporter permease → MISQCVDHGAQYACLAANINFNLDGLRNGFWQLTIDGLSWGAIYALVAVGYTLVFGVLRLINFAHSEIFMLGMFGAYFCLDIILGFTPSGNDYEKGVALTVLYLGAAMLFAMLVSGSAAVGLEFIAYRPLRKRGARSLTFLITAIGMSFVLQEFVHFVLPKLLPGYGGSNAQQPIILMQPKTQFTIFGATVSNVTLVIVASALIFALLTDMAINRTKFGRGIRAVAQDPTTATLMGVSRERIIMTTFLLGGLLAGAAALLYTLKVPQGIIYSGGFLLGIKAFSAAVLGGIGNLRGALLGGLLLGIMENYGQAVFGTQWRDVVAFVLLVLVLLIRPTGILGESLGKARA, encoded by the coding sequence GTGATTTCCCAGTGCGTGGATCACGGAGCCCAGTACGCCTGTCTGGCCGCGAACATCAACTTCAATCTCGACGGCCTGCGAAATGGCTTCTGGCAGTTGACGATCGACGGCCTGTCCTGGGGTGCGATCTACGCTCTGGTGGCGGTCGGCTACACGCTGGTGTTCGGTGTGCTCCGTCTGATCAACTTCGCGCATTCCGAGATCTTCATGCTGGGCATGTTCGGTGCCTATTTCTGCCTCGACATCATCCTGGGGTTCACGCCGAGCGGTAACGACTACGAGAAAGGCGTCGCGCTCACGGTGCTGTATCTCGGCGCCGCAATGCTTTTCGCGATGCTGGTTTCGGGTTCGGCGGCGGTCGGCCTGGAGTTCATCGCGTACCGGCCGCTGCGAAAACGCGGGGCGCGATCCTTGACGTTCTTGATCACGGCGATCGGTATGTCGTTCGTGCTGCAGGAGTTCGTGCATTTCGTGCTGCCCAAGCTGCTCCCGGGTTACGGCGGTAGCAACGCTCAGCAGCCGATCATCTTGATGCAGCCCAAGACTCAGTTCACGATCTTCGGCGCGACGGTCTCCAACGTCACGCTGGTGATCGTCGCCTCCGCGCTGATCTTCGCCCTACTGACCGATATGGCGATCAACCGAACCAAGTTCGGCCGGGGCATCCGCGCCGTCGCCCAGGACCCCACCACGGCGACCCTGATGGGCGTCTCGCGAGAACGCATCATCATGACGACGTTCCTGCTGGGTGGCCTGCTCGCCGGCGCGGCCGCGCTGCTTTACACGCTGAAGGTGCCGCAGGGGATCATCTACTCCGGCGGATTCCTGCTCGGCATCAAGGCGTTCTCCGCCGCCGTACTCGGTGGTATCGGCAACCTGCGGGGTGCGCTGTTGGGTGGCCTGCTGCTCGGGATCATGGAGAACTACGGGCAGGCGGTTTTCGGTACGCAGTGGCGCGACGTGGTGGCGTTCGTCCTCCTGGTTCTGGTGCTGCTGATCCGGCCGACCGGAATACTCGGTGAAAGCCTCGGGAAGGCAAGAGCATGA
- a CDS encoding ANTAR domain-containing response regulator, which translates to MAVPPESPNGNEKPRRVLVAEDEALIRMDLAEMLREEGYEIVGEAGDGQEAVDLAESLKPDLVIMDVKMPRRDGIDAASEIAGKRIAPIVILTAFSQRELVERARDAGAMAYLVKPFNINDLIPAIEVAVSRFSEIAALEHEVAELSDRLETRKLVERAKGLLQANQGMTEPEAFKWIQRAAMDRRTTMKRVAEVVLETLDTPTDTSPSN; encoded by the coding sequence ATGGCAGTTCCTCCCGAGTCACCGAACGGCAACGAGAAACCACGACGCGTTCTCGTCGCCGAAGACGAAGCCCTCATCCGGATGGACCTGGCCGAGATGCTGCGCGAAGAGGGTTACGAAATCGTCGGCGAGGCCGGCGACGGGCAGGAGGCCGTCGACCTGGCCGAGAGCCTGAAGCCCGACCTCGTGATCATGGACGTGAAGATGCCTCGTCGCGACGGTATCGATGCCGCATCGGAGATCGCGGGCAAGCGGATCGCTCCGATCGTCATTCTCACCGCGTTCAGTCAGCGCGAGCTCGTCGAGCGGGCCCGCGACGCCGGCGCCATGGCGTATCTGGTCAAGCCTTTCAACATCAACGACCTCATTCCGGCAATCGAGGTGGCGGTGAGTCGTTTCAGTGAAATCGCCGCACTGGAGCATGAAGTCGCCGAACTGTCGGATCGGTTGGAAACCCGAAAACTGGTCGAGCGCGCGAAGGGTTTGCTGCAAGCCAACCAGGGTATGACAGAGCCTGAGGCGTTCAAGTGGATTCAGCGCGCGGCGATGGATCGCCGCACCACCATGAAGCGCGTCGCTGAGGTCGTGCTGGAGACCCTTGACACGCCCACCGACACGTCCCCGTCGAACTAG
- a CDS encoding branched-chain amino acid ABC transporter substrate-binding protein yields the protein MRGRVARKAFAIGSASLVVLGIAGCQQQSEPSEDGAAPTDLKIVEQVQIDENGTEVKPPEGVTPLDPAGDGNAQCPPVSLAMAGALNGPDAALGINIKNGIQLAVDQHNAANKGCQVQLKTFDTEGDPQKATQVAPQIINDAFTIGLIGPAFSGETNATGDVFNQAGLVAATASATNVTLSEKGWKTFFRGLANDGVQGPSVANYMKNALGFQKVCVVDDSTDYGLGLAQAIRETLGPVADSSCNISVKKGDKDFSAAVTQIKGAAPDGVFFSGYYAEAAPLVQQLKDGGFEGTFVSGDGTKDPEFVKQAGESSKDAVLSCPCGPATGKFAEEYTKAFNQEPGTYSVEGYDLGAIMLKGIDSGKITRPDLLEFVRTYDGQGVGRRYQWSPTGELTTTLIWMYKVQ from the coding sequence GTGCGCGGTCGCGTGGCACGGAAAGCATTTGCTATCGGTAGCGCAAGTTTGGTCGTGCTCGGCATAGCCGGCTGCCAACAACAATCCGAGCCGAGCGAGGACGGCGCGGCACCCACTGACCTGAAGATCGTCGAACAGGTCCAGATCGACGAAAACGGCACCGAGGTCAAGCCTCCCGAAGGTGTGACGCCGCTCGATCCCGCCGGTGACGGCAACGCACAGTGCCCGCCGGTGTCCCTGGCCATGGCGGGCGCGCTGAACGGGCCGGATGCCGCGCTGGGCATCAACATCAAGAACGGCATCCAGCTCGCCGTCGACCAGCACAACGCCGCCAACAAGGGCTGCCAGGTGCAGTTGAAGACGTTCGACACCGAAGGTGATCCGCAGAAGGCCACCCAGGTCGCACCGCAGATCATCAACGACGCCTTCACCATCGGCCTGATCGGACCGGCCTTCTCCGGCGAGACCAACGCCACCGGCGACGTGTTCAACCAGGCCGGCCTGGTTGCCGCCACGGCGTCGGCCACCAACGTCACGCTCTCGGAGAAGGGATGGAAGACCTTCTTCCGCGGGCTGGCCAACGACGGCGTGCAGGGGCCATCGGTTGCCAATTACATGAAGAACGCGCTCGGATTCCAGAAGGTCTGTGTGGTCGACGACAGCACCGACTACGGGCTGGGCTTGGCCCAGGCCATCCGGGAGACGCTCGGTCCGGTCGCGGACTCCTCGTGCAACATCTCCGTGAAGAAGGGCGACAAGGATTTCTCGGCCGCGGTCACGCAGATCAAGGGCGCTGCTCCGGACGGGGTGTTCTTCAGCGGGTACTACGCCGAGGCGGCTCCGCTCGTTCAACAGCTCAAGGACGGCGGCTTCGAGGGCACGTTCGTCAGCGGCGACGGCACCAAGGACCCGGAGTTCGTCAAGCAGGCAGGTGAGTCGTCCAAGGACGCCGTCCTGTCCTGCCCGTGCGGACCAGCCACCGGAAAATTCGCCGAGGAGTACACGAAGGCGTTCAACCAGGAGCCTGGCACGTACAGTGTCGAGGGTTACGATCTCGGCGCGATCATGCTGAAGGGCATCGACTCCGGCAAGATCACGCGGCCAGACCTGCTGGAGTTCGTGCGTACGTACGACGGCCAGGGCGTCGGCCGCAGATACCAGTGGAGTCCCACCGGTGAACTGACAACCACGTTGATCTGGATGTACAAGGTCCAGTAG
- a CDS encoding ABC transporter ATP-binding protein: protein MSIEELAGVHREIETAEGETLLQTQDLTVKFGGLTALDSVTFDIRRGEILGMIGPNGAGKTTCFNAITGVYRPTSGTVTFDGAPLGRIKRHQITRRGIARTFQNIRLWGEMTALENVMVGTDARHFTSVPGALVRTSRHRREEHSAIERSAALLHFVGIAHRGEEKAKNLPYGDQRRLEIARALATEPKLLCLDEPAAGFNPREKAALIELIQKIRDDGYTVLLIEHDMRLVMGVTDRIVVLEFGRKIADGLPAEIREDPKVIAAYLGVPDDDIE, encoded by the coding sequence ATGAGTATTGAGGAACTGGCAGGCGTCCACCGTGAGATCGAGACGGCCGAGGGCGAAACACTGCTGCAGACACAGGATTTGACGGTCAAGTTCGGCGGTCTGACCGCGCTGGACTCGGTCACCTTCGATATTCGGCGCGGCGAGATCCTCGGAATGATCGGTCCGAACGGCGCGGGCAAGACAACGTGCTTCAACGCCATCACCGGGGTGTACCGGCCTACGTCCGGCACGGTGACCTTCGACGGCGCCCCATTGGGTCGCATCAAACGCCACCAGATCACCCGTCGCGGTATCGCCCGTACCTTCCAGAACATCCGGCTGTGGGGCGAGATGACCGCGCTGGAGAACGTCATGGTCGGCACGGACGCACGGCACTTCACGTCGGTGCCAGGTGCGCTCGTGCGTACTTCCCGCCATCGCCGGGAGGAGCACTCGGCGATCGAGCGTTCGGCGGCCCTGCTGCATTTCGTCGGGATCGCTCATCGCGGCGAGGAGAAGGCGAAGAACCTGCCCTACGGCGATCAACGACGGTTGGAGATCGCCCGTGCGCTGGCCACCGAACCGAAGCTGCTGTGCCTCGACGAGCCTGCCGCGGGATTCAATCCACGCGAGAAGGCCGCGTTGATCGAGCTGATTCAGAAGATCCGAGACGACGGCTACACCGTGCTGCTCATCGAGCACGACATGAGGCTGGTCATGGGGGTTACCGACCGCATCGTCGTACTGGAGTTCGGTCGCAAGATCGCTGACGGCCTGCCGGCCGAGATCCGCGAGGACCCCAAGGTCATCGCGGCGTATTTGGGAGTGCCAGATGACGACATCGAATGA
- a CDS encoding adenylate/guanylate cyclase domain-containing protein produces the protein MRGRPVCVPDVAVERRGPGRTRLLSERASRRRRVLDVTAMISAAISAFFGIQGLLIGQDWWVTVLNLGSAAIFVMIPRLCGMGELVAPVVFFVISYFTITVLCVYLGTGSGLQFYFVVAAAIVLVILGSDHIVLASILAAIGAATVVLLEFFVPNDTGTQPPWAFKVSFTLTVITAWILVVATIWFALRELRRTREAMEAEYERSEQLLTNILPASIAERLKDPSRNIIADKYDDASILFADIADYTKRASDTTPSDLVRFLDRLYTDLDLLVDKHGLEKVKTSGDSYMVVSGVPEPRPDHIEALACLALDMAEAVADLKDPNGRAVPLRIGLAAGPVVAGVVGARKFFYDVWGDAVNVASRMETTDVEGRIQVPQDVYERLNHDFVLEERGGVDIKGKGVMHTWYLVARRDDDAVRSAVEQGAAAGRS, from the coding sequence ATGAGAGGCCGGCCGGTCTGCGTGCCCGACGTGGCCGTGGAACGGCGCGGCCCCGGGCGCACCCGCCTCCTTTCTGAGCGCGCATCCCGGCGCCGACGCGTGCTAGACGTGACCGCAATGATCAGTGCCGCGATCAGCGCGTTCTTCGGCATCCAGGGATTGTTGATCGGTCAGGACTGGTGGGTCACCGTCCTCAACTTGGGCAGCGCGGCAATCTTCGTGATGATCCCGCGATTGTGCGGCATGGGCGAACTCGTCGCTCCCGTGGTGTTTTTCGTGATCTCGTACTTCACCATCACGGTGCTGTGCGTCTATCTGGGCACGGGTTCGGGGCTGCAGTTCTATTTCGTCGTGGCCGCAGCCATCGTGCTGGTGATTCTCGGTTCCGACCACATTGTCCTGGCCTCCATACTGGCCGCTATCGGCGCCGCGACGGTGGTCCTGCTCGAATTCTTCGTGCCCAACGACACCGGGACCCAACCGCCGTGGGCGTTCAAGGTCTCGTTCACGCTGACGGTGATCACAGCGTGGATCCTCGTGGTCGCGACCATCTGGTTCGCGCTGCGCGAGCTACGCCGCACCCGAGAGGCGATGGAGGCGGAGTACGAGCGATCCGAGCAACTGCTGACCAACATCCTGCCGGCGTCCATCGCCGAGCGGCTCAAGGATCCGTCGCGAAACATCATCGCCGACAAGTACGACGACGCCTCGATCCTGTTCGCGGACATCGCCGACTACACCAAACGTGCAAGCGACACCACGCCGAGCGACCTCGTGCGGTTCCTGGACCGGCTCTACACCGACCTCGATCTCCTGGTCGACAAACACGGTCTGGAGAAGGTCAAGACCAGCGGCGACTCGTACATGGTCGTCAGTGGAGTGCCCGAGCCACGGCCCGACCACATTGAGGCGTTGGCATGCCTGGCATTGGACATGGCCGAGGCCGTCGCCGATCTCAAAGACCCGAACGGACGTGCGGTGCCGCTACGAATCGGCCTGGCGGCCGGGCCGGTGGTGGCGGGTGTCGTCGGCGCGCGCAAGTTCTTCTACGACGTCTGGGGTGACGCCGTGAACGTCGCGTCGCGCATGGAAACCACGGATGTCGAGGGCCGGATCCAGGTGCCGCAGGACGTGTACGAACGCCTGAACCACGATTTCGTACTCGAAGAACGCGGTGGGGTCGACATCAAGGGCAAGGGCGTCATGCACACCTGGTACCTGGTCGCGCGTCGTGACGACGATGCCGTCCGAAGCGCGGTAGAACAGGGCGCGGCCGCGGGTCGTTCATAG
- a CDS encoding branched-chain amino acid ABC transporter permease, with product MSLSEKPKRFSDKLMAPGDGLRQWWDRLSRVQKWGFGVIGFGLLALLPLFPPPFLNTPNISFGGTMAQFAMVAIIAIGLNVVVGQTGLLDLGYVGFYAVGAYTVALLTSPNSPWNQTGPDGWFSQDWAWLACVPLAMAITALSGLILGSPTLRLRGDYLAIVTLGFGEIIRLLADNLSDVTNGPRGLNEVAYPRVGQTEALPEGVFSSGNSMGDANYGTWWFWLGIVMIVIILLLVGNLERSRVGRAWVAIREDEDAAEVMGVNTFKFKLWAFVIGAAIGGLSGALYAGQVQYVAPPTFNIINSMLFLCAVVLGGQGNKLGVVFGAFIIVYLPNRLLGVEFLGINLGDLKYLFFGMALVALMIFRPQGLFPARQQLLAYGKAAREFLRSPEKESAK from the coding sequence ATGAGCCTCAGCGAGAAGCCGAAGAGGTTCTCCGACAAGTTGATGGCGCCCGGCGACGGGCTACGTCAGTGGTGGGATCGGCTGTCCCGCGTCCAGAAGTGGGGTTTCGGCGTCATCGGATTCGGTCTGCTGGCACTGCTGCCGCTGTTCCCGCCGCCGTTCCTGAACACGCCCAACATCAGCTTCGGGGGCACGATGGCGCAGTTCGCGATGGTGGCGATCATCGCGATCGGCCTCAACGTCGTGGTGGGCCAGACCGGTCTGCTGGATCTCGGATACGTCGGCTTCTACGCTGTCGGCGCCTACACCGTCGCGCTGCTGACCAGTCCGAACAGCCCCTGGAACCAGACCGGTCCGGACGGCTGGTTCAGTCAGGACTGGGCGTGGCTGGCCTGCGTCCCGCTGGCGATGGCGATCACGGCCTTGAGCGGACTGATCCTCGGCTCGCCGACGCTGCGGCTGCGCGGTGACTACCTGGCCATCGTCACGCTCGGGTTCGGCGAGATCATCCGGCTGCTGGCCGACAACCTCTCCGACGTCACCAACGGTCCCCGCGGCCTCAACGAGGTCGCCTATCCGCGGGTGGGCCAAACCGAAGCGTTGCCCGAGGGAGTGTTCTCCAGCGGAAACTCGATGGGCGACGCGAATTACGGCACCTGGTGGTTCTGGCTGGGCATCGTGATGATCGTCATCATTCTTCTGCTCGTCGGCAACCTGGAGCGCAGCCGGGTGGGACGGGCGTGGGTGGCCATCCGCGAAGACGAGGACGCCGCGGAAGTCATGGGCGTCAACACGTTCAAGTTCAAATTGTGGGCGTTCGTGATCGGCGCAGCCATCGGCGGGCTGTCCGGAGCGCTCTACGCCGGCCAAGTGCAGTACGTTGCACCGCCGACGTTCAACATCATCAACTCGATGCTGTTTCTGTGTGCGGTGGTGCTCGGCGGGCAGGGCAACAAACTAGGCGTGGTGTTCGGCGCGTTCATCATCGTGTATCTGCCGAACCGCCTACTGGGCGTGGAATTCCTCGGGATCAATCTCGGCGACCTCAAGTACCTGTTTTTCGGAATGGCGCTCGTCGCGCTGATGATCTTCCGGCCCCAGGGCCTATTCCCGGCGCGTCAGCAACTACTCGCCTACGGCAAGGCCGCGCGTGAGTTCCTGCGGTCGCCGGAGAAGGAGTCGGCGAAATGA